The following coding sequences lie in one Vidua chalybeata isolate OUT-0048 chromosome 16, bVidCha1 merged haplotype, whole genome shotgun sequence genomic window:
- the SREBF1 gene encoding sterol regulatory element-binding protein 1 isoform X1 — translation MSALAFDDAALEGLAPSLGLSGASDIDTALLSDIDDMLQLINTPDNDFSGLFDSPFSAPASAVPPGLPSTPGTLNTFLGPSKPPPAAPSGSAYAGPPGMATFTPPPPAPLLPGPSLGIKEEPSVVPSSQPQPQPGVMLAPSFVPASPSPFNPQPLVGYQNQHSFSAVQPGSAGQTLPSPLPTPQPSQPVTLPGPVQNVAPQQLLAPAAPTTQSVSPQIQSVPVLLQPHFIKADSLLLTAVKTDASSAKTSTIASLATSASGSATPLQVPALVSGGTILATVPLVVDAEKLPINRLAPSGKPALVQSRGEKRTAHNAIEKRYRSSINDKIVELKDLVVGTEAKLNKSAILRKAIEYIRFLQQSNQKLKQENLALKMAMQKNQPVKDPGTHCSRSAKAEAPMEVVKAEVMEMLTPPPSDVGSPSHSSPLSLSGGSSSNSSSDSEPDSPLCAHGKVKQEHPPPSPSSQGMLDRSRMALCTFVFLCLSFNPLASLLRGSGSPAPLGSQDTAGPGRSIMAESGTLEDPWGWTQWLWPTLAFWALNVALVLGAVVRLFVCGEPVTRPHSEPSILFWRHRRQADLDLDRGDFAQGAQHLRTALGALGRPLPASHGDLACSLLWTLLRHLLQRLWVGRWLAARAGGLRPDPPPPAHVRQSARDAAMAYHRLHQLHLAGKQAGGHLLAINLALSAVNLAECAGDAISVAALAEIYVAAALRIKASLHRCFHFLARPFLCSARRVALSHGGAVPPAMQWLCHPLGHRFFVDGDWAVKGVPRETIYSSAGNPVDPLAQVTQLFREHLLEKALCCVAMPEPGRPTAQGEGRFSDALEYLQLLNGCSDVSGTPGPTPSITSGLAAVTGTDPVSKWWASFIGIVIHWLQGDEEGAERLYPLVETMPRALQSSEKPLPRAALHSFRAVRALLSKQDGSQATLGHCEKASSCLRESLELGSPPKGTIDKAVQLLLCDLLLVTRTNLWQQQMGASQQRSCLYQASALELRGFQQDLSSLRRLAQTLRPAMRRVFLHEATARLMARASPTRTHQLLDRSLRRRGVQGSKTAGEPESHATPREHAEALLLACCYLPPSFLAGPGQRVGMLAEAARTLDKLGDRRTLHDCQQMIIKLGSGTTVTSG, via the exons ATGAGCGCTCTCGCCTTCGACGACGCggccctggaggggctggcaCCGTCCCTCGGCCTCTCCGGGGCCAGCGACATCGACACGGCCCTCCTCAGCGACATCGACG ACATGCTGCAGCTGATCAACACGCCGGACAATGACTTCTCGGGGTTGTTCGACTCACCGTTCAGTGCCCCGGCCAGCGCCGTGCCCCCGGGGCTTCCCTCCACGCCGGGCACCCTCAACACCTTCCTGGGTCCCAGCaagccgccccccgccgccccctccgGCAGCGCCTACGCGGGGCCCCCCGGGATGGCCACCTTcaccccgccgcccccggccccgctcctgCCGGGGCCATCCCTGGGTATCAAGGAGGAGCCATCCGTGGtgcccagcagccagccccagccccagcccggcgTCATGCTGGCCCCCAGCTTCGTCCCTGCGTCCCCCAGCCCGTTCAATCCCCAGCCCTTGGTGGGCTACCAGAaccagcacagcttctctg CTGTGCAGCCTGGGAGTGCGGGGCAGACCCTGCCAAGCCCTCTGCCCACCCCACAACCCAGCCAGCCCGTGACACTGCCCGGCCCCGTGCAGAATGTGgcaccccagcagctcctggcccccgccgcccccacCACCCAGTCTGTGTCGCCACAGATCCAGTCAGTGCCG gttctcctgcagccccattTCATCAAGGCTGACTCCCTGCTGCTGACGGCCGTCAAGACAGACGCCAGCAGCGCCAAGACTTCCACCATCGCCTCCCTGGCCACCAGTGCCAGCGGCTCTGCCACCCCGCTCCAGGTGCCG GCGCTGGTGAGCGGAGGGACCATCCTGGCCACGGTGCCGCTGGTGGTGGACGCAGAGAAGCTGCCCATCAACCGGCTGGCGCCCAGCGGGAAGCCGGCGCTGGTGCAGAGCCGGGGCGAGAAGCGCACGGCCCACAACGCCATCGAGAAGCGCTACCGCTCCTCCATCAACGACAAGATCGTGGAGCTCAAGGACCTGGTGGTGGGCACCGAGGCCAAG CTCAACAAGTCTGCGATCCTGAGGAAGGCTATCGAGTACATCcgcttcctgcagcagagcaaccagaagctgaagcaggagaACCTCGCCCTGAAGATGGCCATGCAGAAGAACC agcCTGTGAAGGACCCGGGCACCCACTGCAGCCGGAGCGCCAAGGCAGAGGCCCCCATGGAGGTGGTGAAGGCGGAGGTGATGGAGATGCTGACACCGCCACCCTCAGACGTGGGCTCGCCGTCCCACAGCAGCCCACTCTCGCtcagcggcggcagcagcagcaacagcagcagcgACTCGGAGCCCGACAGCCCCCTCTGTGCCCATGGCAAG GTGAAGCAGGAGCACCCACCGCCCTcgcccagcagccagggaatgCTGGACCGCTCCCGCATGGCCCTCTGCACCTTCGtcttcctctgcctctccttcaACCCCCTGGCCTCCCTCCTCCGGGGTTCTGGCTCCCCAGCCCCCTTGGGGAGCCAGGACACCGCTGGTCCCGGCAGGAGCATCATGGCTGAGTCTGGCACTTTGG agGACCCGTGGGGGTGGACGCAGTGGCTGTGGCCCACACTGGCCTTCTGGGCACTGAACGTGGCGCTGGTGCTGGGTGCGGTGGTGCGGCTCTTCGTCTGCGGGGAGCCCGTCACTCGCCCCCACTCCGAGCCCTCCATCCTCTTCTGGCGGCACCGCCGGCAGGCCGACCTCGACCTCGACCGG GGAGACTTCGCGCAGGGGGCCCAGCACCTGCGGACGGCGCTCGGGGCGCTGGGGCGGCCGCTGCCGGCCTCCCACGGGGACCTGgcctgcagcctgctctggACGCTCCTGCGCCACCTGCTCCAGCGCCTCTGGGTGGGCCGCTGGCTGGCTGCCCGCGCCGGGGGGCTGCGCCCGGaccccccgccccctgcccacGTCCGCCAGAGTGCCCGCGACGCTGCCATGGCTTATCACCGCCTGCACCAGCTCCACCTCGCCG GGAAGCAGGCAGGGGGACATCTGCTAGCCATCAACCTGGCACTGAGCGCTGTCAACCTGGCTGAGTGCGCTGGTGACGCCATCTCCGTGGCAGCGCTGGCCGAGATCTACGTGGCGGCTGCCCTGCGGATCAAGGCCAGCCTGCACCGCTGCTTCCACTTCCTGGCG CGCCCCTTCCTCTGCAGCGCCCGGCGCGTGGCCCTGTCCCACGGCGGGGCCGTGCCCCCCGCCATGCAGTGGCTCTGCCACCCCTTGGGCCACCGCTTCTTTGTCGACGGGGACTGGGCGGTCaagggtgtccccagggaaaCCATCTACAGCTCCGCCGGCAACCCAG TGGACCCGCTGGCACAGGTGACCCAGCTCTTCCGTGAGCACCTCCTGGAGAAGGCGCTGTGCTGCGTGGCCATGCCTGAGCCCGGCCGTCCCACTGCCCAGGGAGAGGG GCGGTTCTCCGATGCCCTCGAGTACCTCCAGCTGCTCAACGGCTGCTCCGATGTCAGTGGCACACCTGGCCCCACACCCTCCATCACCTCCGGCTTGGCGGCTGTCACAG GCACTGACCCCGTGTCCAAGTGGTGGGCGTCCTTCATTGGCATCGTTATCCACTGGCTGCAGGGAGATGAGGAGGGGGCTGAGCGCCTCTACCCGCTGGTGGAGACCATGCCCCgggcactgcagagctctga GAAGCCCCTTCCCCGTGCTGCCCTGCACTCTTTCCGAGCTGTCCGTGCCTTGCTGAGCAAACAGGATGGGAGCCAGGCCACCCTGGGCCACTGTGAGAaggccagcagctgcctgcgggagagcctggagctgggcagccccCCCAAGGGCACCATCGACAAG GCggtccagctcctgctctgtgacCTGCTGCTGGTCACCCGCACCaacctgtggcagcagcagatgggGGCGAGCCAGCAGCGCAGCTGCCTCTACCAGGCATCCGCCCTGGAGCTCCGCGGCTTCCAGCAGGACCTCAGCAGCCTGCGGCGCCTGGCACAGACCCTGCGCCCCGCCATGCGCCGG GTGTTCCTGCACGAAGCCACTGCCAGGCTGATGGCCCGGGCCAGCCCCACGCGCACCCACCAGCTGCTGGACCGCAGCCTGCGGAGGAGAGGGGTGCAGGGCAGCAAAACAG ctggcGAGCCAGAAAGCCACGCCACGCCCCGGGAACACGCCGAGGCGCTGCTGCTGGCCTGCTGCTACCTCCCGCCCAGCTTCCTGGCGGGCCCGGGCCAGCGCGTGGGGATGCTGGCCGAGGCCGCCCGCACGCTGGACAAGCTGGGCGACCGCCGGACGCTGCACGACTGCCAGCAGATGATCATCAAGCTGGGCAGCGGCACCACCGTCACGTCGGGATAG
- the SREBF1 gene encoding sterol regulatory element-binding protein 1 isoform X2, with protein sequence MECTFEDMLQLINTPDNDFSGLFDSPFSAPASAVPPGLPSTPGTLNTFLGPSKPPPAAPSGSAYAGPPGMATFTPPPPAPLLPGPSLGIKEEPSVVPSSQPQPQPGVMLAPSFVPASPSPFNPQPLVGYQNQHSFSAVQPGSAGQTLPSPLPTPQPSQPVTLPGPVQNVAPQQLLAPAAPTTQSVSPQIQSVPVLLQPHFIKADSLLLTAVKTDASSAKTSTIASLATSASGSATPLQVPALVSGGTILATVPLVVDAEKLPINRLAPSGKPALVQSRGEKRTAHNAIEKRYRSSINDKIVELKDLVVGTEAKLNKSAILRKAIEYIRFLQQSNQKLKQENLALKMAMQKNQPVKDPGTHCSRSAKAEAPMEVVKAEVMEMLTPPPSDVGSPSHSSPLSLSGGSSSNSSSDSEPDSPLCAHGKVKQEHPPPSPSSQGMLDRSRMALCTFVFLCLSFNPLASLLRGSGSPAPLGSQDTAGPGRSIMAESGTLEDPWGWTQWLWPTLAFWALNVALVLGAVVRLFVCGEPVTRPHSEPSILFWRHRRQADLDLDRGDFAQGAQHLRTALGALGRPLPASHGDLACSLLWTLLRHLLQRLWVGRWLAARAGGLRPDPPPPAHVRQSARDAAMAYHRLHQLHLAGKQAGGHLLAINLALSAVNLAECAGDAISVAALAEIYVAAALRIKASLHRCFHFLARPFLCSARRVALSHGGAVPPAMQWLCHPLGHRFFVDGDWAVKGVPRETIYSSAGNPVDPLAQVTQLFREHLLEKALCCVAMPEPGRPTAQGEGRFSDALEYLQLLNGCSDVSGTPGPTPSITSGLAAVTGTDPVSKWWASFIGIVIHWLQGDEEGAERLYPLVETMPRALQSSEKPLPRAALHSFRAVRALLSKQDGSQATLGHCEKASSCLRESLELGSPPKGTIDKAVQLLLCDLLLVTRTNLWQQQMGASQQRSCLYQASALELRGFQQDLSSLRRLAQTLRPAMRRVFLHEATARLMARASPTRTHQLLDRSLRRRGVQGSKTAGEPESHATPREHAEALLLACCYLPPSFLAGPGQRVGMLAEAARTLDKLGDRRTLHDCQQMIIKLGSGTTVTSG encoded by the exons ATGGAGTGCACCTTTGAAG ACATGCTGCAGCTGATCAACACGCCGGACAATGACTTCTCGGGGTTGTTCGACTCACCGTTCAGTGCCCCGGCCAGCGCCGTGCCCCCGGGGCTTCCCTCCACGCCGGGCACCCTCAACACCTTCCTGGGTCCCAGCaagccgccccccgccgccccctccgGCAGCGCCTACGCGGGGCCCCCCGGGATGGCCACCTTcaccccgccgcccccggccccgctcctgCCGGGGCCATCCCTGGGTATCAAGGAGGAGCCATCCGTGGtgcccagcagccagccccagccccagcccggcgTCATGCTGGCCCCCAGCTTCGTCCCTGCGTCCCCCAGCCCGTTCAATCCCCAGCCCTTGGTGGGCTACCAGAaccagcacagcttctctg CTGTGCAGCCTGGGAGTGCGGGGCAGACCCTGCCAAGCCCTCTGCCCACCCCACAACCCAGCCAGCCCGTGACACTGCCCGGCCCCGTGCAGAATGTGgcaccccagcagctcctggcccccgccgcccccacCACCCAGTCTGTGTCGCCACAGATCCAGTCAGTGCCG gttctcctgcagccccattTCATCAAGGCTGACTCCCTGCTGCTGACGGCCGTCAAGACAGACGCCAGCAGCGCCAAGACTTCCACCATCGCCTCCCTGGCCACCAGTGCCAGCGGCTCTGCCACCCCGCTCCAGGTGCCG GCGCTGGTGAGCGGAGGGACCATCCTGGCCACGGTGCCGCTGGTGGTGGACGCAGAGAAGCTGCCCATCAACCGGCTGGCGCCCAGCGGGAAGCCGGCGCTGGTGCAGAGCCGGGGCGAGAAGCGCACGGCCCACAACGCCATCGAGAAGCGCTACCGCTCCTCCATCAACGACAAGATCGTGGAGCTCAAGGACCTGGTGGTGGGCACCGAGGCCAAG CTCAACAAGTCTGCGATCCTGAGGAAGGCTATCGAGTACATCcgcttcctgcagcagagcaaccagaagctgaagcaggagaACCTCGCCCTGAAGATGGCCATGCAGAAGAACC agcCTGTGAAGGACCCGGGCACCCACTGCAGCCGGAGCGCCAAGGCAGAGGCCCCCATGGAGGTGGTGAAGGCGGAGGTGATGGAGATGCTGACACCGCCACCCTCAGACGTGGGCTCGCCGTCCCACAGCAGCCCACTCTCGCtcagcggcggcagcagcagcaacagcagcagcgACTCGGAGCCCGACAGCCCCCTCTGTGCCCATGGCAAG GTGAAGCAGGAGCACCCACCGCCCTcgcccagcagccagggaatgCTGGACCGCTCCCGCATGGCCCTCTGCACCTTCGtcttcctctgcctctccttcaACCCCCTGGCCTCCCTCCTCCGGGGTTCTGGCTCCCCAGCCCCCTTGGGGAGCCAGGACACCGCTGGTCCCGGCAGGAGCATCATGGCTGAGTCTGGCACTTTGG agGACCCGTGGGGGTGGACGCAGTGGCTGTGGCCCACACTGGCCTTCTGGGCACTGAACGTGGCGCTGGTGCTGGGTGCGGTGGTGCGGCTCTTCGTCTGCGGGGAGCCCGTCACTCGCCCCCACTCCGAGCCCTCCATCCTCTTCTGGCGGCACCGCCGGCAGGCCGACCTCGACCTCGACCGG GGAGACTTCGCGCAGGGGGCCCAGCACCTGCGGACGGCGCTCGGGGCGCTGGGGCGGCCGCTGCCGGCCTCCCACGGGGACCTGgcctgcagcctgctctggACGCTCCTGCGCCACCTGCTCCAGCGCCTCTGGGTGGGCCGCTGGCTGGCTGCCCGCGCCGGGGGGCTGCGCCCGGaccccccgccccctgcccacGTCCGCCAGAGTGCCCGCGACGCTGCCATGGCTTATCACCGCCTGCACCAGCTCCACCTCGCCG GGAAGCAGGCAGGGGGACATCTGCTAGCCATCAACCTGGCACTGAGCGCTGTCAACCTGGCTGAGTGCGCTGGTGACGCCATCTCCGTGGCAGCGCTGGCCGAGATCTACGTGGCGGCTGCCCTGCGGATCAAGGCCAGCCTGCACCGCTGCTTCCACTTCCTGGCG CGCCCCTTCCTCTGCAGCGCCCGGCGCGTGGCCCTGTCCCACGGCGGGGCCGTGCCCCCCGCCATGCAGTGGCTCTGCCACCCCTTGGGCCACCGCTTCTTTGTCGACGGGGACTGGGCGGTCaagggtgtccccagggaaaCCATCTACAGCTCCGCCGGCAACCCAG TGGACCCGCTGGCACAGGTGACCCAGCTCTTCCGTGAGCACCTCCTGGAGAAGGCGCTGTGCTGCGTGGCCATGCCTGAGCCCGGCCGTCCCACTGCCCAGGGAGAGGG GCGGTTCTCCGATGCCCTCGAGTACCTCCAGCTGCTCAACGGCTGCTCCGATGTCAGTGGCACACCTGGCCCCACACCCTCCATCACCTCCGGCTTGGCGGCTGTCACAG GCACTGACCCCGTGTCCAAGTGGTGGGCGTCCTTCATTGGCATCGTTATCCACTGGCTGCAGGGAGATGAGGAGGGGGCTGAGCGCCTCTACCCGCTGGTGGAGACCATGCCCCgggcactgcagagctctga GAAGCCCCTTCCCCGTGCTGCCCTGCACTCTTTCCGAGCTGTCCGTGCCTTGCTGAGCAAACAGGATGGGAGCCAGGCCACCCTGGGCCACTGTGAGAaggccagcagctgcctgcgggagagcctggagctgggcagccccCCCAAGGGCACCATCGACAAG GCggtccagctcctgctctgtgacCTGCTGCTGGTCACCCGCACCaacctgtggcagcagcagatgggGGCGAGCCAGCAGCGCAGCTGCCTCTACCAGGCATCCGCCCTGGAGCTCCGCGGCTTCCAGCAGGACCTCAGCAGCCTGCGGCGCCTGGCACAGACCCTGCGCCCCGCCATGCGCCGG GTGTTCCTGCACGAAGCCACTGCCAGGCTGATGGCCCGGGCCAGCCCCACGCGCACCCACCAGCTGCTGGACCGCAGCCTGCGGAGGAGAGGGGTGCAGGGCAGCAAAACAG ctggcGAGCCAGAAAGCCACGCCACGCCCCGGGAACACGCCGAGGCGCTGCTGCTGGCCTGCTGCTACCTCCCGCCCAGCTTCCTGGCGGGCCCGGGCCAGCGCGTGGGGATGCTGGCCGAGGCCGCCCGCACGCTGGACAAGCTGGGCGACCGCCGGACGCTGCACGACTGCCAGCAGATGATCATCAAGCTGGGCAGCGGCACCACCGTCACGTCGGGATAG